A genomic segment from Neobacillus sp. YX16 encodes:
- the ilvA gene encoding threonine ammonia-lyase translates to MNVDDIIIAREKMKGVVHTTPLDYSKTFSLLAHNEVYLKLENLQKTGSFKARGSYNKLISLSQEELQKGVVAASAGNHAQGVAYSSQMLGVNCTIVMPKGAPLSKVLATKQYGAEVLLEGATFDDALAYALELKEQRDATFIHAFDDDAIIAGQGTVGLEILDQLPDVEAIICPVGGGGLIAGVAMAVKEKNPHIAVYGVQSLACPSMKQSLFENKPVMVESTPTMADGIAVKKPGLRTFDIAQKYVDDIFCVDEMEIARTMLMVLERNKLLVEGSGACSLSALLYEKVKLKEKKVVAVLSGGNVDMNFISRVIERGLVESGRYAAFTITLKDKPGELQKVLNALTDLDANIQSVNLSHMGKNIYPGYAGLEISVETKNNEHIDMLYKVLKEKNYIVEMNHF, encoded by the coding sequence ATGAATGTAGATGATATTATTATTGCACGTGAGAAGATGAAGGGAGTCGTCCATACAACGCCGCTGGACTATTCCAAAACTTTTAGTTTACTGGCTCATAACGAAGTATATCTAAAGCTCGAAAACCTCCAAAAAACGGGTTCTTTTAAGGCTAGAGGATCTTATAATAAGTTAATATCCCTTTCACAGGAAGAGCTGCAAAAAGGGGTTGTGGCAGCCTCTGCCGGCAACCATGCGCAAGGAGTAGCTTACTCAAGTCAAATGCTTGGTGTTAATTGTACGATTGTCATGCCAAAGGGGGCACCCCTTAGTAAGGTGCTGGCTACGAAGCAATATGGGGCAGAGGTACTCTTAGAGGGAGCAACATTTGATGATGCACTAGCCTATGCTTTAGAGCTTAAAGAGCAAAGGGATGCTACTTTTATCCATGCCTTTGATGATGATGCCATCATCGCTGGACAAGGAACGGTTGGTTTGGAGATACTCGATCAGCTGCCCGATGTAGAGGCTATTATTTGCCCCGTGGGCGGCGGTGGGCTAATTGCAGGGGTTGCAATGGCCGTGAAGGAGAAAAACCCTCATATAGCTGTCTATGGCGTCCAGTCACTGGCCTGCCCTAGTATGAAACAGTCATTATTTGAAAATAAACCTGTAATGGTAGAATCAACACCCACGATGGCAGATGGGATAGCTGTTAAAAAACCTGGACTGAGAACCTTTGATATCGCCCAAAAATATGTCGATGATATTTTTTGTGTTGATGAGATGGAGATTGCTAGAACGATGCTGATGGTTTTAGAAAGAAATAAGCTGTTAGTGGAAGGATCAGGTGCTTGTTCCCTCTCAGCACTACTATATGAAAAAGTGAAGTTGAAAGAAAAGAAGGTTGTGGCTGTTTTAAGCGGCGGAAATGTTGATATGAATTTTATTTCAAGGGTCATCGAACGAGGATTAGTGGAGTCAGGACGGTATGCTGCTTTTACAATAACTTTAAAGGACAAACCTGGAGAACTTCAAAAGGTACTAAACGCTCTAACCGATTTAGACGCAAACATTCAATCCGTGAATCTCAGTCATATGGGCAAAAATATTTATCCTGGCTATGCCGGGCTGGAAATTTCTGTAGAAACAAAGAATAACGAACATATCGACATGCTGTATAAAGTACTTAAAGAGAAAAACTACATAGTAGAAATGAATCATTTCTAA